Within the Sphingomonas sp. OV641 genome, the region CCGCGATCTGGTCGATGCGGTGCAGGCCGCACTGGCGGGGCTGCGCGCAGGTGAGACCGATGTGCGCGACGTAATTGACCTGGTCTTTGACGCGTTCGACGCGGGTGGTGCGGGGCAGCTGATCGCGTGGCTGGCGTCGTCGGGGCACCGCGACCGGCTGGTTCCCCTTTGTCTGACGGTAGCCGAACTCGCCACGACGCTGGAGCATCCCGCTGTGGACCAGCAAGCCGAGGCGAGGCGTGTGGGAAGGACCATCTCCGCCGTGATCGTGCCGGCACTGGGCGCAGCGCTGCTTGGACGTGAGCTGGCCGGCGCGCTGCGCTTGGGTGACGACGCGTTCCGCGTGCTGGCGACCGATCAGATTTCCACGATCGGCGAGGAACAGCCGCCTACGCTATGAAGGTGGGGTAATCGCAGGAGCGAGCTGCCTGGATCAGCGATGGCCTGAATGCAGGTGGCTGGTCGCCGATAGATGAAGGTGTGGGCTTGCGGCTTTGATGCGGCGCCTGGCTCTCCACCCTTTCTCTATATAGCAGCACAAGTGGTGCGGGCGGTGCACCACTTTTGTTGTTTTATGGCCCTCCCGGCGGGGCGGAGTGCACCTTACCCTCTTAGCAACCACAACAGGACGGGGACGATGGATCAAATCGACGGTGTCCGCCGTCAGCGCCAATGGCACAGATTTGAGGTTGTGATGTAAGGAGGATCTGGGCTTCGTCGTAGTGACGAAGGAACGAAGATGAAGCCCAGATCCTCCAATGCAAAATCGTCGACGAAGGCCCCTGCAGAGCAGGTGGTGAAGGACATCCGGCGCCAGACCCGTCGCCACTTCTCGGCCGAGGACAAGATCCGCATCGTGCTGGAAGGCCTGCGCGGCGAGGACAGCATTGCCGAGCTGTGCCGCAAGGAAGGCATCGCACAGAGCCTGTATTACACCTGGTCGAAGGAGTTCATGAAAGCTGGCAAGCGGCGCCTGGCGGGCGACACCGCCCGCGCTTCGCCTTCAACGATCAGAATGGTGTTGCTGCCGATCGGCTTGCTCTGTCCCACGCCGTCTACTCGTTCACTGTTGCGGCATCTCCAAGCCGCGCTTCCAATTCAAACACCAAACCCTCCGGCCGGTATCGAAGCTGGTGCCCGGCAAGAAACGGGCGCCAGAAGTACCCTTAGGATATTCGAAGGGCAGCCAGTAGGCGCTCAGGCGGTAGTAGCTGACATGGCGTAACCAGTGCTCGGCCCGCACCACGTCGGGGATTGCCATGCCTTCGGCCTGGAGGTGTTGGAGCTGCTGCGCGATCGTCGTCGCGGGTT harbors:
- a CDS encoding TetR/AcrR family transcriptional regulator, with product MTIDVEQPVRRRRPADQVRQLALECARRLLLQHGPSAITLQAVAGQLGMTHGNVTHHFGSANGLQGALAEAMIRDLVDAVQAALAGLRAGETDVRDVIDLVFDAFDAGGAGQLIAWLASSGHRDRLVPLCLTVAELATTLEHPAVDQQAEARRVGRTISAVIVPALGAALLGRELAGALRLGDDAFRVLATDQISTIGEEQPPTL